A portion of the Acidisarcina polymorpha genome contains these proteins:
- a CDS encoding SDR family oxidoreductase gives MKILVTGGTGNVGGKVVSELVKRGADVRVLARKQPEENAETGVEIVTGDMLDPVSVEQALRGVDKLFLLNAVVADELTQALIAYGIAKRLGLKHVTYLSVFKVDQFRDVPHFASKLAVEGALREFGVPFTILRPGYYIQNDLGLKDALTKAGVYPMPLGTAGIAAADMRDIAEAAAISLTEDGHEGQTYDIVSPTLISGPGNAALWSDLLGKEIKYAGHDFDQWEQGMRARMPGWSAYDLRMMLQGYFERGFASTETEVARLTRLLGHKPRSYEEFATETAELWKL, from the coding sequence GTGAAGATTCTAGTGACAGGTGGAACCGGAAATGTAGGCGGCAAGGTCGTATCGGAGTTAGTGAAGCGGGGTGCCGATGTCCGCGTGCTCGCTCGCAAGCAGCCGGAGGAGAACGCGGAGACCGGCGTGGAGATTGTCACAGGTGACATGCTGGATCCAGTGTCTGTAGAGCAGGCACTGCGCGGCGTCGATAAACTTTTTCTGCTGAATGCGGTTGTTGCGGATGAACTGACGCAGGCGCTCATCGCGTACGGCATCGCCAAGCGTCTTGGATTGAAGCATGTGACCTACCTTTCTGTCTTCAAAGTCGATCAGTTCCGCGACGTACCGCACTTCGCATCCAAGCTCGCGGTTGAAGGCGCTTTGCGTGAGTTCGGGGTACCATTCACCATCCTGCGTCCCGGGTACTACATACAGAACGATTTGGGGCTGAAGGACGCCCTGACGAAAGCGGGAGTCTATCCCATGCCTCTGGGCACGGCTGGGATCGCAGCGGCGGATATGAGAGATATAGCGGAAGCGGCGGCAATTTCATTGACGGAAGACGGCCATGAAGGGCAGACCTACGATATCGTGTCGCCCACACTGATCAGCGGTCCTGGGAACGCAGCTTTATGGAGCGACCTGCTCGGCAAAGAGATCAAGTACGCGGGACACGATTTCGATCAGTGGGAGCAGGGCATGCGCGCACGGATGCCCGGTTGGAGCGCCTACGATCTCCGCATGATGCTCCAGGGATATTTCGAACGCGGCTTCGCCTCGACCGAAACGGAAGTTGCGCGTCTCACAAGACTACTTGGACATAAGCCGCGCAGCTACGAGGAGTTTGCGACCGAAACGGCTGAGTTGTGGAAACTTTGA
- a CDS encoding SDR family oxidoreductase, producing MQTNKTLRVLAVAAAGPSASLVIPELLKRNVSVRAFVHKPEDEPTVQKLGLTDIVVGELSDAPAVAKALEGIDAVFYIAPAALENEAEVGKQFVAAAKQAGVRRVVFSSVIHPVLSELVNHADKAPVEEALLDSGMEYVFLHPAMFFQNIGPAWAKVKETGVYGEPWSTETRFSRVDYRDVAEVAAIALTEERLLHGTFELCAEDNLNRHDLAALMSQVVGKQIKPIKVEIPAQANMPPKLTRMFAWYDKHALLGNSTTLRAILGREPRTLRAFFEELNSN from the coding sequence ATGCAAACCAACAAGACACTCAGAGTACTCGCGGTCGCAGCGGCAGGTCCGTCTGCAAGCCTCGTGATTCCAGAGTTGCTCAAGCGAAATGTTTCCGTGCGCGCCTTCGTCCACAAACCGGAGGATGAACCTACCGTGCAAAAGCTCGGCCTCACCGACATCGTAGTGGGTGAGCTCTCCGACGCTCCGGCGGTCGCCAAAGCATTGGAAGGCATCGACGCCGTCTTCTACATCGCACCGGCTGCTCTTGAGAATGAGGCTGAAGTCGGCAAGCAATTTGTCGCGGCGGCGAAGCAGGCTGGCGTGCGCCGCGTCGTCTTTTCGTCCGTGATTCACCCAGTCCTTAGCGAACTCGTGAACCACGCCGACAAGGCACCTGTGGAAGAAGCGTTGCTCGATTCCGGGATGGAGTATGTCTTCCTGCATCCCGCGATGTTCTTCCAGAACATCGGTCCTGCGTGGGCAAAGGTGAAGGAAACTGGCGTGTACGGCGAACCATGGTCCACTGAGACCCGGTTTTCCCGTGTCGACTACCGCGATGTTGCCGAAGTTGCGGCGATCGCGTTGACCGAAGAGCGGCTGCTGCATGGCACATTCGAGCTCTGCGCTGAAGACAACCTGAATCGGCATGATCTCGCTGCCTTGATGAGCCAGGTTGTTGGCAAGCAGATAAAGCCGATCAAGGTCGAGATTCCTGCGCAGGCCAACATGCCTCCGAAGCTCACGCGCATGTTCGCCTGGTACGACAAGCATGCTCTACTCGGCAACAGCACAACACTTCGAGCGATCCTTGGGCGCGAACCGCGGACGCTGCGAGCATTTTTCGAGGAACTCAACAGCAATTAG
- a CDS encoding LysR family transcriptional regulator — MDPVDLNDIRIFTVVGQESTLSSAAGKLKLPTSTVSRSVTRLEKDLGALLVRRSSRGHALTDSGKEYLQVCRRALRTLDEGGEMLAIQRERPSGLIKVACPVTMTHLIFAPLLTELQERYPHLRLQIESYTPSADQEFREEIDVVFKVRAPRDSIRRMRNYPSTRRGLFASARYIETFGMPSRPEELTAHTCIGSGPWQLSRGDTTVTPNIQSPVILNDPTVLLDLTLRHHGIALLPLYMGRWPETGNNLIPVLPRWSLEPVTLCALFSGQSRLIPKLQVLLDFLGEYIGTPRDPRLRGADVKGLFTNPRE; from the coding sequence ATGGACCCAGTTGACCTCAACGACATCCGTATCTTCACGGTGGTGGGTCAGGAAAGCACCCTGAGCTCCGCAGCCGGGAAATTGAAGCTGCCGACTTCAACGGTCAGCCGATCTGTTACGCGACTGGAGAAGGATCTTGGCGCCTTGCTGGTACGGCGAAGTTCGAGAGGCCATGCTCTGACAGATTCCGGCAAGGAATATCTGCAGGTCTGCAGGCGAGCGCTCCGTACCCTCGATGAAGGCGGCGAGATGCTTGCAATTCAGCGAGAGCGTCCGAGCGGACTGATTAAAGTTGCATGCCCTGTTACGATGACTCATCTGATCTTCGCGCCCTTACTCACGGAGTTGCAAGAACGGTACCCGCATTTGCGATTGCAAATTGAGTCATACACTCCCTCGGCCGATCAGGAATTCCGGGAAGAAATTGATGTGGTTTTCAAAGTAAGGGCACCGCGAGATTCCATACGGCGCATGCGGAACTATCCCAGCACGAGACGCGGGCTTTTCGCGAGCGCTCGGTACATCGAGACGTTTGGGATGCCCTCTCGACCTGAGGAGTTGACGGCACATACATGCATCGGTTCTGGACCATGGCAGCTAAGTCGCGGCGACACGACGGTGACTCCAAACATACAATCTCCGGTTATTCTGAATGATCCAACAGTGCTGCTGGATCTCACATTGAGGCATCACGGCATCGCACTGTTGCCGCTCTACATGGGCAGGTGGCCAGAGACAGGCAACAATCTCATCCCCGTGCTGCCGCGCTGGAGTCTTGAACCGGTCACACTCTGTGCGCTTTTCTCAGGTCAATCACGCCTTATTCCAAAGCTTCAGGTTTTACTCGACTTCCTGGGAGAGTACATCGGCACTCCTCGCGATCCACGGCTACGTGGCGCTGACGTTAAAGGTCTATTCACGAATCCACGTGAATAG
- a CDS encoding TetR/AcrR family transcriptional regulator: protein MQKTNVEAQPRGRPRTFTRETAILNAARLFWRHGYSGTSTRALTAALGLSTSSLYAAFGSKAGLFELAVRTYAERYHSIYQESVAQKDIRDVVESLLIRSVHEFTQPSENHPGCIISSAVMTNSAETLDTQVYIKELQDLDEQMLLARFRKAHREGQIRSGASAPALTKLIQCVWQGLSASANRGADRETLLSTARLAVELVCLRLRSPRRD from the coding sequence ATGCAAAAAACAAACGTCGAGGCACAGCCCCGTGGACGGCCGCGAACATTTACCCGCGAAACAGCGATCCTCAACGCAGCACGTCTCTTCTGGCGTCATGGGTATTCCGGAACGTCGACGCGTGCTCTCACTGCCGCACTTGGATTATCGACATCGAGTTTGTACGCGGCTTTTGGAAGCAAGGCTGGACTCTTTGAGTTGGCGGTGCGCACCTATGCCGAGCGTTACCACTCGATCTACCAGGAGTCCGTAGCGCAAAAGGACATCCGGGACGTCGTTGAATCGCTTCTCATCCGCTCCGTCCACGAATTTACCCAGCCAAGCGAAAACCACCCCGGCTGCATTATTTCGAGTGCCGTGATGACGAACAGCGCGGAAACTCTCGACACCCAGGTCTACATCAAAGAGCTGCAAGACTTAGATGAGCAGATGCTTCTTGCCCGCTTCCGGAAAGCGCACCGGGAAGGACAAATCAGATCTGGAGCGAGCGCTCCCGCTCTGACCAAATTGATTCAATGCGTATGGCAAGGATTGTCTGCATCCGCGAACCGCGGTGCGGATCGCGAGACGCTGCTCTCCACCGCGCGATTGGCGGTTGAACTGGTTTGCCTGCGACTTCGCTCACCACGTCGAGATTAA
- a CDS encoding SDR family NAD(P)-dependent oxidoreductase produces MKDGRVVVVTGAGGGIGRKIVDRFLANGDRVICLDRARSSLEELSASRNAGHLLSTSCVI; encoded by the coding sequence ATGAAAGACGGAAGAGTTGTCGTAGTCACGGGTGCGGGCGGAGGCATCGGCCGCAAGATCGTGGATCGCTTTCTTGCAAACGGGGATCGAGTGATATGTCTTGACCGCGCGAGGTCCTCGTTGGAAGAATTGTCCGCGAGCCGCAATGCTGGACATCTGCTTTCGACCTCTTGCGTGATTTAA
- a CDS encoding alpha/beta fold hydrolase — MKQFVQKRLEVSGESWITVDVYGDANSPGLIIVPGSLSDAHEWRNVASAIAAWPSVVVVNRRGRSPSGPQTDTYSLETEVEDLKVVLDNFRGTTAFFGWSYGGLIVLLAANELSMRQVIAYEPVMKPFGELALPALETAAATANWSRSVEIALRQVACVSAEDVDYLRSDPQIWNQLCRLSTPSYAELSAINTGPQPDEFARLADRVDLIIGQNNRDKSPYGAAFENVRAKLKKSAVYEMEGQGHLAHIQAPGDLGVLINTLAGDTSSQKS; from the coding sequence ATGAAGCAATTTGTACAGAAACGTTTGGAGGTAAGCGGGGAGAGCTGGATCACAGTCGACGTTTACGGAGATGCAAACTCCCCCGGTCTCATCATCGTCCCGGGTTCACTGAGCGATGCGCATGAATGGCGCAATGTAGCAAGCGCTATCGCGGCATGGCCGTCCGTAGTTGTGGTGAATCGGCGGGGACGTTCTCCCTCGGGCCCGCAGACAGACACGTATTCGTTGGAGACTGAAGTCGAGGATCTAAAAGTTGTTCTTGATAATTTCAGAGGAACAACTGCATTCTTCGGGTGGAGCTACGGAGGTCTGATCGTGCTGTTAGCCGCCAATGAGCTTTCTATGCGGCAGGTTATCGCATATGAACCCGTGATGAAACCATTCGGCGAACTCGCGTTGCCTGCGCTAGAGACTGCGGCTGCAACGGCAAATTGGAGTCGTAGCGTTGAGATAGCGCTTCGGCAGGTCGCCTGTGTTTCGGCCGAGGACGTTGATTACCTACGCTCCGATCCGCAAATATGGAACCAATTGTGCCGGCTGAGTACGCCGAGCTATGCTGAACTCTCAGCGATAAATACTGGGCCGCAACCTGACGAGTTTGCTCGATTGGCAGATCGCGTGGATCTGATCATCGGGCAAAACAATCGCGACAAATCACCCTATGGAGCTGCGTTCGAGAATGTTCGAGCCAAGCTTAAAAAATCTGCAGTCTACGAGATGGAAGGCCAAGGCCACCTGGCTCATATCCAAGCTCCGGGAGACCTTGGTGTTCTGATCAACACTCTAGCTGGAGACACTAGTTCTCAGAAGTCTTAG
- a CDS encoding alpha/beta hydrolase — MTTYHKEHLLDRAAMVLLRTTLAVQPKLEFVPEARPDFDGLMEKTPVAEGVTYEAAEIGGVAGWWCKPQDSLPGSVIVYFHGGAYVLGSATAYRNFVGQMAASAGVATFIVDYRLAPEHLFPAAVDDAKAVYLGLAASGFSRLVIAGDSGGGGLALALLLLTTAAVQTDNLPKPLAAVVISPWTDLALTGDSLAARAGADPLLTREALDGAAQLYVGDRDRRDPKASPLYGNMSGLPPVLFHVGEDEILLDDSRRFASRIEAVGGVAELHIWEGMTHVFASNIALQSSKVALDNIGEFLRRTFNNAYAHRPEHHHPTEGASDSLGEA, encoded by the coding sequence ATGACGACTTACCACAAGGAACACCTTCTCGACCGTGCCGCAATGGTTCTGTTGCGCACGACATTGGCAGTTCAGCCAAAGTTGGAATTCGTTCCAGAAGCTCGTCCCGACTTTGATGGCTTAATGGAGAAAACACCCGTGGCGGAGGGCGTGACGTATGAAGCAGCCGAAATCGGTGGGGTAGCGGGATGGTGGTGTAAGCCGCAAGACTCATTACCCGGATCAGTGATTGTTTACTTCCACGGAGGCGCTTATGTCCTTGGATCTGCGACGGCGTATCGCAATTTTGTCGGGCAGATGGCGGCTAGCGCGGGAGTGGCAACCTTCATAGTTGACTACCGTCTCGCTCCTGAACACCTGTTTCCTGCTGCCGTGGACGACGCCAAGGCCGTCTATCTTGGCCTGGCAGCCTCGGGATTTTCTCGGCTGGTGATCGCGGGAGATTCCGGCGGGGGCGGTCTGGCTCTTGCGCTGCTTCTGCTCACGACAGCGGCCGTCCAGACAGATAACTTGCCAAAGCCATTGGCTGCGGTGGTAATCTCGCCGTGGACCGACCTTGCGCTCACAGGTGACAGCCTGGCAGCCCGCGCAGGAGCAGACCCTTTGCTTACGCGTGAAGCGCTTGATGGAGCTGCGCAGCTCTACGTGGGTGATCGGGATCGCCGCGATCCGAAAGCGTCTCCGCTGTACGGGAATATGAGCGGTCTACCGCCCGTCCTGTTCCACGTTGGTGAAGACGAAATCCTGCTGGACGATTCCCGACGGTTCGCGAGCCGGATTGAGGCCGTCGGAGGAGTCGCCGAACTGCACATTTGGGAAGGGATGACGCACGTCTTTGCTTCCAACATTGCGCTTCAGAGCTCCAAAGTTGCCCTGGACAATATCGGCGAATTTCTGCGAAGAACTTTCAATAACGCCTATGCCCATCGCCCTGAGCATCATCATCCGACCGAGGGTGCGAGTGATTCTTTGGGTGAGGCGTAG
- a CDS encoding SBBP repeat-containing protein, giving the protein MKSFLPVALSLLAMSPMVVNAQELNSSVAAANQNLAPSKLVSPMKVASPAIAAAYGKLPLSFEANQGQSDPQVKFLSRGQGYSLFLTDNAAVLALSKDLTSQPKTAVIAGKAALRKPAMVKTDVVRMELAGAARGMQVSGGDPLPGKANYFLGKDSSKWHTDVPTYTKVKYSNVYPGIDLVYYGNQRQLEYDFIVAPHADPKRARLHFAGASKLKLNSGGDLEIIAKDGEIAFHKPVVYQIRDGQHQQIEGSFQLLADNIVGFRLGDYDRSRELVVDPVLAYSTYLGGTGNPFMSYDSVAGIGLDAAGNVYIAGYTVSTDFPAANGPAPNPGHYSTSPRGYVTEFDPTLSTLVYSTYFGSDQTHPGGGQTLPAALFVDGSGAVYLTGETYSSHFPVTRGPFGVIETSENAFVSKLAAGGSTLVYSFLIASSIPGGGAITVDRHGSAYITGIYGGPFSTAGPYPTTPGAYLTSIPAADNNVGYAFVTKINPEGTGFDYSTYLGGPQKSQMTYAGSTAGLAIAVNDAGEAYVAGRTSFVSFPTTPGAFQSVNKNILTSDGSNGFITKLNAAGSGLIYSTYLGGTSSGSGFLEPGDEITTIALDHEGNAYVAGQATSHDFPVTPGALQTVNTSQELYTGFISKMNPTGTALVYSTYLGGTATQLTGMVTGTTIAALAIDDSKHVFVTGATGSTNFPVTPGAFQTTTNVLPGSYQATNAFLSELSETGSSLLYSTYLGGHPPPQDYPAGDAATGIALDGSGHAFIVGLASSVDFPVTSKAYQQENNAGKTLHYAGQINDFVTRFDLGRLPSASATDTLLSADNALQLEGLPITFTARVVAPDGYSIPAGTVDFMVDGKTVKSVPLGLGGYAVYYATGLSVARHSVVASYQGSGVNDPSDSGVTTVSVSGVVATPTFPQPGGTYNLPVKVVLETASPGAIIHFTTNGALPTASSATYSGPIIVSTTSTVKAMAVMSGKTMSAVATATYSIVPSAVPTTTEITSEFNPSALNESAEFQASVTASSGATPTGTVVFKNGNQLLGTAPLVKGVAKFTISNLTLYGHAIAALYTGSATNVESGASLTQVVVP; this is encoded by the coding sequence ATGAAGAGCTTTCTGCCCGTCGCACTTTCCTTATTGGCCATGAGCCCAATGGTCGTCAATGCACAGGAACTTAACTCCTCGGTCGCAGCCGCGAACCAGAACCTCGCGCCCTCGAAGCTTGTCTCTCCAATGAAAGTCGCCTCGCCTGCAATCGCAGCTGCTTACGGCAAGCTGCCCCTGAGCTTTGAAGCCAACCAGGGCCAGAGCGATCCGCAGGTGAAGTTCCTGTCCCGCGGACAAGGCTATTCACTTTTCCTGACCGACAACGCGGCGGTGCTGGCGCTAAGCAAGGACCTAACTTCGCAGCCGAAGACCGCTGTGATCGCCGGCAAGGCTGCGCTTCGAAAACCCGCCATGGTCAAGACGGATGTCGTCCGCATGGAGCTTGCTGGCGCGGCGCGCGGCATGCAGGTGAGCGGGGGCGACCCTCTGCCCGGCAAAGCCAACTACTTCCTCGGTAAAGACTCGTCGAAGTGGCACACCGATGTACCGACTTATACCAAGGTCAAGTACAGCAATGTCTATCCCGGAATTGACCTGGTCTATTACGGTAACCAACGGCAGTTAGAGTATGACTTCATCGTCGCGCCCCATGCCGACCCGAAGCGGGCGCGGCTGCACTTCGCCGGAGCCAGCAAGCTCAAGCTCAACAGCGGCGGCGACCTGGAGATCATCGCTAAGGACGGCGAGATCGCCTTCCACAAGCCGGTCGTTTACCAGATTAGGGATGGGCAGCACCAGCAAATTGAAGGCAGCTTCCAGCTGCTCGCGGACAATATTGTGGGATTCCGCTTAGGTGACTATGACCGCAGCCGCGAGTTAGTAGTCGATCCGGTATTGGCCTATTCGACTTATCTCGGTGGAACTGGCAATCCCTTTATGTCATATGATTCCGTCGCGGGCATAGGCTTGGACGCGGCTGGCAATGTGTACATAGCAGGTTATACAGTCTCCACTGACTTCCCGGCGGCCAACGGCCCTGCTCCTAACCCGGGCCATTACTCAACGAGTCCTCGTGGCTATGTGACTGAGTTCGACCCGACACTCTCCACATTGGTCTACTCCACTTACTTTGGTAGCGACCAGACCCACCCAGGTGGAGGACAAACACTCCCAGCGGCGCTCTTCGTGGACGGCAGCGGCGCCGTCTATCTTACCGGCGAGACCTATAGCTCCCACTTTCCTGTCACGCGAGGACCTTTCGGGGTTATCGAGACTTCGGAAAATGCGTTTGTCAGCAAGCTCGCGGCGGGCGGGTCCACGCTGGTGTATTCCTTCCTTATCGCAAGCTCTATTCCAGGTGGAGGGGCTATTACGGTGGACCGCCACGGTAGCGCGTATATAACCGGGATCTACGGCGGCCCGTTCTCGACGGCCGGCCCCTACCCGACGACCCCCGGTGCTTATCTGACGTCAATTCCAGCCGCAGATAATAACGTAGGCTATGCCTTTGTCACCAAGATAAATCCGGAGGGAACGGGCTTCGACTACTCGACTTATCTTGGAGGACCGCAGAAGTCTCAGATGACCTATGCTGGGTCGACCGCTGGGCTTGCCATCGCCGTCAACGATGCCGGTGAAGCCTACGTGGCCGGGAGAACGAGTTTCGTGAGTTTCCCGACCACTCCGGGCGCTTTCCAGTCCGTCAATAAAAATATTCTGACTTCCGATGGTTCAAATGGGTTTATTACCAAGCTGAACGCCGCCGGCAGCGGGCTCATCTATTCCACTTACCTGGGAGGAACCTCCTCCGGGAGCGGATTCTTAGAGCCCGGCGACGAAATCACCACCATCGCGCTAGACCACGAGGGCAACGCTTATGTCGCCGGTCAAGCGACCTCGCATGATTTTCCAGTGACACCTGGTGCACTTCAGACGGTCAACACGTCACAAGAGCTCTACACCGGCTTCATCAGCAAGATGAATCCAACCGGGACTGCTCTGGTTTACTCCACCTATTTAGGAGGAACTGCCACCCAACTCACTGGCATGGTCACAGGCACGACCATTGCTGCCCTAGCCATCGACGACTCGAAACATGTATTCGTGACCGGAGCAACCGGGTCCACGAACTTCCCCGTGACCCCGGGTGCCTTTCAGACGACGACCAACGTGCTGCCGGGCTCTTATCAAGCGACTAACGCCTTCCTCTCCGAACTGAGTGAAACCGGGTCGTCCCTGCTTTACTCTACTTATCTCGGCGGCCACCCTCCCCCACAGGACTACCCGGCGGGTGATGCTGCGACCGGCATCGCCCTCGACGGTAGCGGACATGCTTTTATCGTGGGCCTGGCATCTTCCGTGGACTTCCCCGTCACCTCGAAGGCGTATCAGCAAGAGAATAATGCCGGAAAAACTCTTCACTATGCCGGCCAGATCAACGATTTTGTAACCAGGTTCGATCTCGGGCGCCTTCCGTCTGCGTCTGCGACTGATACCCTGCTCTCGGCTGACAACGCCCTTCAACTCGAAGGCCTGCCGATAACCTTCACTGCCCGAGTTGTTGCTCCTGACGGGTACAGTATTCCGGCCGGAACGGTAGATTTCATGGTCGATGGGAAGACCGTGAAGAGCGTTCCGCTAGGACTTGGCGGCTACGCGGTTTACTATGCAACTGGGCTGAGCGTAGCCAGGCACAGCGTCGTTGCAAGCTATCAGGGAAGTGGGGTCAATGATCCGTCGGACAGCGGTGTCACCACAGTGAGTGTCTCTGGAGTTGTAGCGACGCCCACGTTCCCTCAGCCTGGTGGCACCTACAACCTCCCGGTGAAAGTAGTCTTAGAAACCGCCTCACCTGGGGCGATCATCCACTTCACGACCAATGGGGCGCTCCCAACAGCAAGCTCGGCAACGTACAGTGGGCCAATCATTGTGTCGACCACATCGACCGTTAAGGCAATGGCCGTGATGAGCGGTAAAACAATGAGCGCAGTGGCCACCGCGACCTATAGCATCGTGCCGTCCGCCGTCCCCACCACAACCGAAATCACTTCCGAGTTCAACCCATCCGCGTTGAACGAGTCGGCGGAGTTTCAAGCCTCCGTGACCGCATCCTCCGGGGCGACCCCGACTGGTACGGTGGTCTTCAAGAATGGCAATCAATTGCTGGGGACTGCCCCGCTGGTCAAGGGGGTGGCTAAATTCACCATCTCCAATCTGACCTTATACGGCCACGCCATCGCGGCGCTCTATACCGGTAGCGCCACCAATGTCGAAAGCGGAGCAAGCCTCACCCAGGTAGTTGTTCCGTGA
- a CDS encoding SDR family oxidoreductase, with protein sequence MRGVLPRCAFEQMTQERWLEVIGINLTGTFRVTHTLLPLMKRRGWGRIVDIGSASVAEGVVGQTHYVSAKVGIVGFTRSLAMEVGGYGITVNIVAPGLTLTEPVLKNMPEKLIKAQDELRAIKRDEQPQDLAGTVFLLCSPDADFVSGQMLVVDGGKIKH encoded by the coding sequence CTGCGCGGGGTTCTACCCCGTTGTGCTTTCGAGCAGATGACGCAGGAGCGGTGGTTGGAGGTGATCGGGATCAACCTGACGGGCACATTCCGAGTGACGCACACTTTACTACCGCTGATGAAGCGCCGGGGCTGGGGACGGATTGTGGATATAGGGTCGGCTTCGGTGGCCGAAGGGGTCGTCGGACAAACGCACTACGTTTCGGCAAAAGTTGGGATTGTAGGGTTCACGCGCTCCCTGGCAATGGAAGTAGGGGGCTACGGGATCACCGTCAACATTGTCGCTCCCGGCCTGACGTTGACCGAGCCCGTACTCAAGAACATGCCGGAGAAGTTGATCAAAGCGCAAGACGAACTACGCGCAATCAAGAGGGATGAACAGCCCCAGGATCTAGCTGGCACCGTGTTTCTCTTGTGTTCGCCGGATGCAGATTTCGTTTCCGGTCAGATGCTCGTCGTCGATGGCGGAAAGATTAAGCACTAA